The Sulfurovum riftiae DNA segment TTTCGACCTGACGGTCATCGAACTGACCGAAATGAAGCGAACACAGGATGCGGAGTTCACGCACATCCTCTCCAAAGTACGTAAAGGTGTCTGCGACGAAGAGGTGGTACAGTACATGATGCGCCTGTGGAACAACGAAGGGTTGGAGAAGGACCCGACCTACCTCTACGGCCGCAACCTTGAAGTCGAGCAGACCAACAGAGCCAAGATCAACGAACTCGACACGGAAGAGACGATCCTTTTTGCCAACATCGAAATGTTTGGAAAGGTGCATGAGAAGAAGCTGGCAGGATGGAAGAACATGCTGCCTATCTCGGAGCAGCTGACGCTCAAAGAGGGGGTGCCTATTCTCTTTACCGTGAACAAATGGGGTAAATTCGTCAACGGGGAACGAGGCATTCTCAAAAAAATAGAAGACGACTACCTCATTGTCGAGAAAGAGGAAGAATATGTCCGTGTGGAACGGCACGATTTCGACCTGCTCGACATGGCGGTCAAAGAGGACGGTACCATTGAGACGATGTCTCTGGCTACGCTTTCACAGTTCCCTCTCAAACTCGCCTATGCGGTGACCATTCATAAAAGTCAGGGAATGAGCATAGACAATCTGGTCTGCAATGTGGACAATATCTTTGCGCCAAGCCAGTTCTACGTCGCCATCTCCCGCGCCATAGACCCCAAACGGCTGAAGATCGATTTCAACAAAGGAGACCTGACACGCTACCTTCAGCGAGTGATCCATGTGGATGAGAGGGTGGTGGAGTATTATCGGAACCTGCCGGTATTGTAAAGGGAATATTATGAGAATGAATATAGTAGGATTCCTAATAAAAGTTTTTCTTTTCTTACTTTTCTCTACAGTCCTTGTTGCCGGGAAGATCACTCTCGCAGCTGACAGGCCTGAAATCTATCTTCCGCTCCTTGACGGAAAGCATGTTGCATTGGTGGTAAACCAATCTTCTCTTGTTGGAAAGAAGCACCTTGTCGATTACCTGTTGAAACATGGCATCAAAGTAAAAAAGATCTTCGCCCCCGAGCATGGTTTCCGCGGTAATGCAGATGCCGGTGCACATGTCAAAAACAGTCGGGACAGAAAGACAGGGCTTCCCATCATCTCGCTTTACGGCAAACATAAAAAACCAACGAAGAATGATCTCAAAGGCATCGATATGATCGTTTTCGATATTCAGGATGTGGGTGTGCGGTTCTACACCTATCTTTCGACCCTGCATTATGTCATGGAAGCGGCGGCGGAACAGTATATTCCGGTAATGGTGCTGGACAGACCCAACCCCAACGGGCATTATGTTGACGGCCCCGTACTGCAGAGAAAATACCGTTCATTCGTCGGGCTTGACCCTGTACCCGTGGTCTACGGTATGACCATAGGAGAGTATGCCCGGATGCTCAATGGGGAGGGGTGGCTGAAGCATGGTGTAAAAACAGACCTCAGAGTCATTCCTCTGGCAGGCTATACGTACCGTAGCCGATACTCCCTTCCGGTGAAGCCTTCTCCAAATCTCCCCAATGACAGAGCAGTCATGCTTTACCCCTCGTTGGCATTCTTTGAAGGAACAGCCATCTCCGCAGGAAGGGGAACAGGCAAACCGTTCCAGCTCTATGGTGCTCCCAAATATATGCGAAAGAAATTTTCGTTCGTACCGCAGTCAAGACCCGGAGCCAAATACCCCAAATACAAAGGAAAGAGGTGCTACGGCGTAGACCTGAGCCGTATAGATATGCAAAAATACCGCAGTAGAGGGAAGTTGTACCTTGGCTACCTGAGAGATGCCTACCGTCACTATGCCGACAAAAAACATTTTTTTCCCAATGGCGGAAAGTTCTTCGACAGGCTTGCAGGGACCGACAGGCTTCGTCATCAGATCATATCAGGGGTACCGGAAGCCGATATCCGCAAAAGCTGGGAGAAAGATCTTGTGGAGTTCAGGAAGATACGGGAGAGATATCTGCTCTATCCGTGAGAATAAAATCGTATTCGGGGAATACGACATTGGTATCAATGCATCGGACGGTAATGGATCTTCTGGGCCTTCAAGCGTTCAAGCCCTTTTCCCAGAACCCGTTTTCGAAAACCTCTCCAGCTGCGCTGCTTCTGTTCTGACCATGCTACTTCTGAAAGTGCCAGTGCTCTTGGCCAGGTTAGGTAGTCTGCAATCTTCTCATTAAGTAGGGTTTCCGACCAGAGACAGGCTTCCACACCCTTAAGATAGCCGGATGTTCCGGGGTTGAAACTGTAGGCCTTTTTCGTACTGATCGGAGTGGACCAGGTATGCCCCGGTTCTTTTCTGTTCCTGACATACTGCTGATCGAAGTAGAGGTACTGTACCGGGGCCATGATGATATTTCGGTGCTGCTTCATGGCTTTGAAGCCGGCTTTTGGGCTTTTCCATGCCATGAAGATGTCGCTTTTCCTGAGTGTCGGTCTTCCGGTAAGTACCTCCTGCCAGGCGATCATCTTTTTACCATGTTTTGCCAGTATCTTGTCCATACGGGTAAAAAAATAGTTCTGCACTTTCCGTCTGTTCTTCAGGCCTTTTGCTTTCATCAGTTTCTTGACAGCCGGAGACTTTGCCCATGCTCCTTTGGGTACCTCGTCACCACCCAGGTGGATGTAGCTGAAAGGGAAAAGCCGGCTGACCTCGGCAATGACATTCTCAAGAAAAACATAGCTGCTCTCCAGACCCGGATCGATGGTATTATTACCGACCTTCTGGACAGAATGGTAGCGGCTTTTGTCTTTGGGATCCTGAAGCAGTTTGGGGTAAGCGACAACGGCCGCCTTGGCATGGCCGGGCATATCGATCTCGGGAAGTATCTCTACTGAGCGTGCCTTGGCGTAGGCAACGATCTCTCTGATGTCATTTTGGGTGTAGTAGCCAGACTGTACCCTGTTCTTCGGTCCGCGCATGGCGGGGAAGGTGGAGAAGGGGAGTTTGGTACCCGGACCACGTTTTGCACCTATCTTGGTGAGTAGCGGATAGCGTTTGATCTCTATGCGCCACCCCTCGTCATCTGTCAGGTGCCAGTGAAAACGGTTGAGTTTGTGCTGAGCCATACGGTCGATGAATTTCTTGACATAGGTTTTGGAAAAGAAGTTTCTGGAGCAGTCGAGCATTATGCCGCGCCAGTGATACCGCGGGTAGTCCTCTATGGTACAGGCAGAAAGCGTCCAGTCGGTCTTTTTTCTGCCACCATTTTTCCAAATGGATGGGTCCATCATCTGCATCAGTGAAACTACCGCGTAAAAAAAGCCTGCTTTGTCTCTTGCCTCGATGATGATCTGTTCTGTATCTATCTGAAGACGGTAGGCTTCATTTTTTTTGATCTTTGCTGGGGCATAGTGAAATTGAAGGCTGTTCTTAGCGGAACTGCCACTTTTTTTCAGTGTGTATCCTGCATTTGTTTTCAGGTGCGCTTGAAGGTAGGACACGGCATTTTTGGCGAGTGTCGTATCTGAGAAATACCGGCTCTCTCTCTTGAGATGGAATGTTCCCTGTTTTGTAATGAATCTCTGTGATTTTGGAATAATGGCATTGTTGTCATTCCCTGCAAAAAGGAAGAGCGGCAGTAAAAGAAAAACGGCGGTCAACAGTAAAAGAAACTTGAATCTTCTCATACTATCATGCCCGTGTGACTACACGTACATTGCCGGCTTTTTGTATCTTGAGGTGTCTCCCTTTGACATTGACAATATCTCCGTCAAGCTCGATCATGTTGTAGTCATTGTCCAGGTCGATGTCGATCTCCTGTACTTCACCGTAAAAACTCCCGAACTTCCTGATGAAACGCAAGGGGGTGAAGATGAAGAAACGGGTCTTGCTCATCAGCATGAAGGGTGTCATAATGAGATGGACAGGAAAAAGAAAGATCACGGCAAGGACGTATTTGAGTATCCCGTGTTTGAGCCATCCGAAACGCAGGGTCTCAGAAAGGAAGATATGCTGGAGGTCTCCCATGTTCCCCGCAGAGAAGAGAAAAAGCTCGTCATTCATTTTGAACAGATGGTGTTTCTGGGTTTTCGGGCTTTCTCCTCCTGCAAGCATTTCCAGAACATCTCCGATCTTCGGTGCACGGTGGATCTTGGCAACGACATTGAAGGAACCTGTAGGATTCAGTATGAAGGTGGGCAGAGTCCCAAGACCGTGCAGCTGTTTGAGTACCCGTCTGATCGTCCCGTCACCACCATTGATGATGACATAATCGTACTGCTCTATGTCATGATGTTCACTGAGTGTGGAGGTATCGATCGAAGTGATATCCAGTCCGTTATAGTGTAGTGTTTTACCGATGGACAGGATCTTCAAGCAGCGCTCCTTTTTTAGGGCAGCTATGAAAGAGCTGCTCTTTATTGTGTTCGGATATAATTATAACCATGAAAATTGAAAATGAAGATGCGCTTGACAATTTTGTCATCTGCCCGCAATGTCATACCCTGCATAAAGAAGTACTTATCAAAGATGGTTCCAAAGCCTGCTGTACTGAATGCAACTCTGTCATGTATCGCTATGACAGCCGTTTGGCAGAACATGGACTTTCCTTGAGCATCACGGCACTCATCTTCTTCTTCGTTGCCAATTTCTTTCCTCTGGTCAAAATCGAACTGCTTGGCAGCGAACAGTTCATTACGATCCCCAAAACGATCCTTAGTCTGTTCGATAACGGATTTTTCATCGTGGGGTTGCTTTGTGCGTTTTTGATCTTCATTTTTCCCCTGATGATCTTTCTTCTCTATCTGCTGGTTTTTGCACTGCTCAAATTCGGCACAGGAGAACAGTTGAGCAAAGAATTGTTGGTATTGCTCTCCCATCTCAAACCATGGAGTATGAGCGATATCTTTCTTATCAGCATCCTTGTAGCACTCGTCAAACTCATTGGCTATGCCCAGATCCATATGGGGATCGCCTTCTGGGCACTGATTGTTTTTGTCCTGCTTGACATCTATGTGACACGAAGTATCCATATTTCCGAGATCTGGATGCTGAGAAAAAGGGTCTTTTTAAAACAGAAGTCTACAGAGGCGGCAGCATGATAGAGATCAATGAAAAAGATCTGCTGCGATGTCCGACCTGCGAAGCGGTCAATCTGGACAAAGGAGATGCAAATATCTGTCGTCGCTGCGGCTCCCCTATCTATAAGCATAGACGCTACAGGACGGAAAAGAGCTGGGCTTATCTGATTACAGCGATCATTGCCTATATCCCGGCCAATCTCTATCCGATGCTGATCACTTCACAGTTCGGCAGCCGGGAGGAAAGTACGATCATCGGAGGTGTTATTCTTTTGTGGGAGCATGGTTCCTACCCGATTGCTGCCATTATCTTCTTTGCCTCCATTATGATACCGATTGTGAAGTTCCTTGTCTTGATTTATCTGTTAATTAGTGTAAAATACCCCATAGGAAAAGACAGCAAGGTGAACAAACACAAACTTTACTACATGACAGAGGCGATCGGCCCATGGTCAATGATAGATGTTTTCGTTGTGGCGATACTCATGGCGCTGATCCATTTGTCGAACATTGAGATCATTGCGGGAACAGCGGCTACGGCTTTCGCGCTTTCTGTCTTCTTCACCCTTTTGGCAGCACATGCCTTCGACGAAAGCCTGATTAAGGAGAACAGATAAATGCCGGAACAGTTACCTCAGGTAGAGGAATCGACCAAATTCAATTTTTTTACCTCTATCTGGATCGTCCCTTTCATCGCTTTGATCATTGCAGGATGGCTGGCATACCAGTACTATTCCGAACTCGGACCTGAGATCAAGATCATTTTTCCAAGCAATCAGGGGTTGAAAGCAGGACAGAGCCAGATAAAGTACAAAGATGTGCCTGTGGGTACGATCACCAAGATCACTCTGCAGGAAGACGGGGAAGGTGTTGTGGTGATCGCACGTATGGACAAGGTGGCGGAACCGTACCTGAATGAAGATACCAAGTTCTGGATCGTCAAACCCGAACTCGGTATCTCCGGTATTTCTGGTCTCGATACACTTATTTCCGGGAATTACATAGGTATTACCGGAAGAAAATGGGGCAAGTTCAAAAAGAATTTTGTGGGACTTGACCATGCCTTCAGGAGTGAGATGAAAGGGGAGTACTATGTGCTTCGCTCTCTCCGGGGGGACAGCTCAGTCAAACAGGGAACACCGGTCTACCTCAAAAATATCAGGGTAGGGCGTGTGGAATATGTGCTGCTTGGTCTGGATGATATTTTCGTTGATGTGATCATTTTCATCGATAAAAGGTATACTCCCTATGTGCATACCGATTCAAAATTCTGGGTGCGCAGTACCCTTGATGCCGAACTGGTAAACGGTGCACTGGATGTGACCCTTGCACCGTTTACCGACCTTCTGCAGGGAGCCATTGAATTCTCAAGCAGCGGATATGACAGAAATAGAAGCATTCCGTTCGATTTCACTTTCCTTTTGCATCGCAACAAGAATGCCGTCAATACCAAAAAGATAGGCCATGCCCAAAAAGAGATAGAGCTTTTTATGCTCAATACCGAAGAGTCCATTGCCAAACTCAAGATCGGCTCTCCGGTAAGATATGACGGTTTCAAGATCGGTTCGGTCATCGAGATCACTCTCTCTTACGACAAGCAGACACACAAGATGAAAGGAAAAGTGATCACGGAGATAGACACTTCCGTTTTCGATGACCTTTCTGACGCGAATGACACAGGAAAAGAGAACCTCTACCGTGCTGTGACCGAAGGTCTGCGTGCACGTATCGACACCATAGACCCCATTACCGGCAGACTCTATGTCAATCTGCTCTTTACAGACAATGACAGCAACAAAACCATAGAACAGGCCAGTGGACAGCATCCGGTCATACCAACGGTATGTTCGATCAATGGAGATATGATGGCAGGACTTTCAAAGATCATGGACAAGATCAACAGACTGCCGATAGAAGAGCTGGTCGCCTCCCTCAACAAGGTGGTCAAGGAGAGCGAAAAACCTGTTGCCAATGCCAATGTGGTACTGGAAGACCTCAAGACAACTGTCAAGAATCTCAATGCCTTGACAAGCAAGAAATCGTTTGCAGCGATGCCCGATGAGGTCGACAGAGCACTAAAAGAACTGACAAAGACCTTGAAAACAACGCAGAAAGTGGTCAAAGGCTACGGCAACAACTCACTGCTCAGCCGTCAGATCGCCGATGCACTCAAGATCGTCACGCAGACATCCAAAGAGATGCAGCTGTTCCTCAAGATGCTCAACCGCAAACCGAATTCCCTCATATTTGGAGATAAATAATGTTTAAAATGAAAATACTTTCAGTACTTTTTCTCCTGGCCGCTTTGACCGGATGCGTCTCTTCGAACTATTATGTTCTCTCGACCGCACCCCAGCCGGCTACGACCTACAGGTATGTCAACGGGACGATAGGTGTAGAGAAGGTCA contains these protein-coding regions:
- a CDS encoding ATP-dependent DNA helicase, yielding MADKQDVLEALKHSNVFLTGGAGVGKSYITNEVISDYRKRGKQVVSLGSTGVSAVNIGGFTVHSFFVFGIASNFDELAASDKRAKKRLSDLKKVLKATDLIIIDEISMVSTDLLDMIAYRLNNYGYLGKVLFVGDFFQLPPIQKGNNRNDVFGDKLYAFESMAWERFDLTVIELTEMKRTQDAEFTHILSKVRKGVCDEEVVQYMMRLWNNEGLEKDPTYLYGRNLEVEQTNRAKINELDTEETILFANIEMFGKVHEKKLAGWKNMLPISEQLTLKEGVPILFTVNKWGKFVNGERGILKKIEDDYLIVEKEEEYVRVERHDFDLLDMAVKEDGTIETMSLATLSQFPLKLAYAVTIHKSQGMSIDNLVCNVDNIFAPSQFYVAISRAIDPKRLKIDFNKGDLTRYLQRVIHVDERVVEYYRNLPVL
- a CDS encoding paraquat-inducible protein A translates to MIEINEKDLLRCPTCEAVNLDKGDANICRRCGSPIYKHRRYRTEKSWAYLITAIIAYIPANLYPMLITSQFGSREESTIIGGVILLWEHGSYPIAAIIFFASIMIPIVKFLVLIYLLISVKYPIGKDSKVNKHKLYYMTEAIGPWSMIDVFVVAILMALIHLSNIEIIAGTAATAFALSVFFTLLAAHAFDESLIKENR
- a CDS encoding diacylglycerol kinase family protein produces the protein MKILSIGKTLHYNGLDITSIDTSTLSEHHDIEQYDYVIINGGDGTIRRVLKQLHGLGTLPTFILNPTGSFNVVAKIHRAPKIGDVLEMLAGGESPKTQKHHLFKMNDELFLFSAGNMGDLQHIFLSETLRFGWLKHGILKYVLAVIFLFPVHLIMTPFMLMSKTRFFIFTPLRFIRKFGSFYGEVQEIDIDLDNDYNMIELDGDIVNVKGRHLKIQKAGNVRVVTRA
- a CDS encoding exo-beta-N-acetylmuramidase NamZ family protein, which gives rise to MRMNIVGFLIKVFLFLLFSTVLVAGKITLAADRPEIYLPLLDGKHVALVVNQSSLVGKKHLVDYLLKHGIKVKKIFAPEHGFRGNADAGAHVKNSRDRKTGLPIISLYGKHKKPTKNDLKGIDMIVFDIQDVGVRFYTYLSTLHYVMEAAAEQYIPVMVLDRPNPNGHYVDGPVLQRKYRSFVGLDPVPVVYGMTIGEYARMLNGEGWLKHGVKTDLRVIPLAGYTYRSRYSLPVKPSPNLPNDRAVMLYPSLAFFEGTAISAGRGTGKPFQLYGAPKYMRKKFSFVPQSRPGAKYPKYKGKRCYGVDLSRIDMQKYRSRGKLYLGYLRDAYRHYADKKHFFPNGGKFFDRLAGTDRLRHQIISGVPEADIRKSWEKDLVEFRKIRERYLLYP
- a CDS encoding paraquat-inducible protein A, translating into MKIENEDALDNFVICPQCHTLHKEVLIKDGSKACCTECNSVMYRYDSRLAEHGLSLSITALIFFFVANFFPLVKIELLGSEQFITIPKTILSLFDNGFFIVGLLCAFLIFIFPLMIFLLYLLVFALLKFGTGEQLSKELLVLLSHLKPWSMSDIFLISILVALVKLIGYAQIHMGIAFWALIVFVLLDIYVTRSIHISEIWMLRKRVFLKQKSTEAAA
- a CDS encoding intermembrane transport protein PqiB produces the protein MPEQLPQVEESTKFNFFTSIWIVPFIALIIAGWLAYQYYSELGPEIKIIFPSNQGLKAGQSQIKYKDVPVGTITKITLQEDGEGVVVIARMDKVAEPYLNEDTKFWIVKPELGISGISGLDTLISGNYIGITGRKWGKFKKNFVGLDHAFRSEMKGEYYVLRSLRGDSSVKQGTPVYLKNIRVGRVEYVLLGLDDIFVDVIIFIDKRYTPYVHTDSKFWVRSTLDAELVNGALDVTLAPFTDLLQGAIEFSSSGYDRNRSIPFDFTFLLHRNKNAVNTKKIGHAQKEIELFMLNTEESIAKLKIGSPVRYDGFKIGSVIEITLSYDKQTHKMKGKVITEIDTSVFDDLSDANDTGKENLYRAVTEGLRARIDTIDPITGRLYVNLLFTDNDSNKTIEQASGQHPVIPTVCSINGDMMAGLSKIMDKINRLPIEELVASLNKVVKESEKPVANANVVLEDLKTTVKNLNALTSKKSFAAMPDEVDRALKELTKTLKTTQKVVKGYGNNSLLSRQIADALKIVTQTSKEMQLFLKMLNRKPNSLIFGDK
- a CDS encoding beta-N-acetylhexosaminidase, which gives rise to MRRFKFLLLLTAVFLLLPLFLFAGNDNNAIIPKSQRFITKQGTFHLKRESRYFSDTTLAKNAVSYLQAHLKTNAGYTLKKSGSSAKNSLQFHYAPAKIKKNEAYRLQIDTEQIIIEARDKAGFFYAVVSLMQMMDPSIWKNGGRKKTDWTLSACTIEDYPRYHWRGIMLDCSRNFFSKTYVKKFIDRMAQHKLNRFHWHLTDDEGWRIEIKRYPLLTKIGAKRGPGTKLPFSTFPAMRGPKNRVQSGYYTQNDIREIVAYAKARSVEILPEIDMPGHAKAAVVAYPKLLQDPKDKSRYHSVQKVGNNTIDPGLESSYVFLENVIAEVSRLFPFSYIHLGGDEVPKGAWAKSPAVKKLMKAKGLKNRRKVQNYFFTRMDKILAKHGKKMIAWQEVLTGRPTLRKSDIFMAWKSPKAGFKAMKQHRNIIMAPVQYLYFDQQYVRNRKEPGHTWSTPISTKKAYSFNPGTSGYLKGVEACLWSETLLNEKIADYLTWPRALALSEVAWSEQKQRSWRGFRKRVLGKGLERLKAQKIHYRPMH